The Pseudanabaena sp. BC1403 nucleotide sequence TTCCTTAAGACATTGATGCCTACAGGAACGCCAACCATCTGTTTGACGCGATGGACAACTAGGCTCATGGAACTGACCACAGCAGGATCGACGCGATCTTTAGTAAATGGAGCATCAAAAAAATTTTCTACGATAATTCCATGTACACCGCCTGCGGCGAGTGCTGTAGCTTCCTGCTCAGCACGATCAATGACCTCTTTAAGGCTGCTCCCCCAACGCGGCGAAGTAGGCAACGGCAAAAGATGGATGACCCCAATTACGGGCTTTGGCGTATCAAATAAACTACTTAAATCCACATGCGTGACGTTTATAAAAATTTGGGTAAAAAACTGAGTTACTAGCTCTTAATTTAACTTGATTATGAGTGCATAATTTTATCGTGAATTCGATCCCGACGTTTCAATTTCTGTCAATAAACCCATAAAGTAGAGAAAGCGAGAACTTTTCTGTCTACTTTATGGGTTTACTGACAATGGCTAACATTCCTCAAACCAAGGATATTTCCACAGATATTTTAATTCTGTCGAATGCTCCTGGGGAGTTAACGACATGGGTGTTTCCTTTTTTGAAAGCTTTAGAAATAGCAATGCGATCGCAGTCAGACTTACTCAACCCTCAACAAGCTCGCATCTCGATTGCGCTCTCGCCTTGCCAGAATGCCAGTGGACGAGAAGCACAACTCGCCCAAAGTTTTCCGAATGTAGATCGTGTATTGTCGCAGGATCAGTTTTTTGATTTTTTATTGTGGGGCAAAACCCCTAACTGGGAATGGGCGAAAAAGGGGATCGTAATTTTTTTGGGTGGAGATCAGTTTTTTGCAGTAGCGATCGCGAAGCGCCTTGGCTACAAAACTTTGATTTATGCAGAATGGGAAGCCCGATGGTATCGCTGGGCAGATTTGTTTGCAGTTCGCAATCAGGCAGTTTTCGATAAGATCCCAACAGAATTTCGAGCAAAAGCAACAGTAATCGGAGATTTGATGATTGATCAATCAAATCAAGAGGCATTAAGCACCTCATTACCTGCTAACAGAATTTGCTTTATGCCTGGTTCCAAAGGGCACAAATTACAGGTTGGTGCGCCTCTAGTTGTTGCGATCGCTGATATTCTCAAGCAAAAACGCCCCGAGCTGGAATTAGCGATCGTCCTTGCCCCAACGACTACTCCTGAAACTCTAGCTCAATACACTCAAACTAGCTTTCCAACTGCCGACAGTGATGGTGCAACGGCAGATATCTTTGAAGGGAATTTGGTGACTGCCAAAGGCACTGTAATTAATATTTATCGCGAATTTCCTGCCCATAACCTTATTAAAAGCAGTCAACTTTGCATTACCACTGTCGGTGCTAATACTGCTGAACTAGCTGCGCTCAATCAGCCGATGCTAGTTCTTTTACCAACCAATTTTGCGGACACCAAAGTGGGATGGGATGGATTGCTGGGGATACTTGCATCTGCACCAATTCTAGGCAAAGTTCTAGGAATTTTAATTAACTCAGTTCTAATGGCGCAAATTCAAAAAAAAGGTCAATTACTAGCTTGGCCAAATATCTGGGCTGGTGAAGCGATCGTCCCTGAGCTATTAGGAAAGCTCATTCCGACTCAAGTTGCTACCGAAATTTTGTTTTATCTAGATCGCCCCGAAGAGTTAGCAAAAATGCGCGATCGCTTAAAAAAAGTATGTGGTGAAGCGGGAGCAGCAAGTAAACTTGCGGCAATGGTAATTAGTGCTATTGCGAATAATTGATGCGGCGACGCATCAATTAAAAAAGGGAAGGCATCGCTTTGCGATGCCTTCCCTTTTTTTTAAACTGCAACAGGAGGGTAACAAACATTTGTACCGCCTAGCCCGCAATAACCACCAGGATTCTTGGCGAGATATTGTTGATGGTAGCCCTCAGCGTAATAAAACTCCCCAGCATCACGAATTTCCGTCGTAATGCCCTGCTTCATCCCTGAAGCTTTTAGAGCATCCTGATAAACTTCGCGCGAGTCCTCAGCGAGTTTTCTTTGGGCATCGTTGTACACATAGATGCCTGAACGATACTGGGTTCCTTTATCGTTGCCCTGTTGCATTCCTTGCGTAGGATTATGAGATTCCCAAAAAACCTTGAGTAAATCAGCATAACTAATCACTTTGGGATCGTACACAACCAGCACAACCTCATTGTGTCCAGTCATGCCCGAACAAACTTCTTCATAAGTCGGATTAGGTGTTAAGCCCGCTGCATAACCAACAGCAGTAACATAAATACCTTTTTGCTGCCAAAACTTACGTTCTGCCCCCCAAAAACACCCTAAGCCAAAAACAGCAGTTTCCATACCTTCAGGGAAAGGTGGTTTCAGCGCATTACCATTTACGAAATGATGTGATGCGGTGGGAATTGCCGAAGATCTTCCCGCAAGAGCATCTGATGCAGTGGGAAGAGTTAACTTTTTGCCAAGTCCAAATAACATATGTTCGTTTAAAAAATTTATAAATCTCTCATAGATATTTATTATGCATTTATCTCACAAAAAATTAGGGGCTTCAGCCCCTCAATTCATTATCAGTTTAGTGATTACAGAGTCTGACCGCTAAATGCAAAGAAACGGTCAAGCTTAAAATCCAGTGAATCATCATAAATGGTCAGCTTTTCAGGTTTGCACCGCTTAACCATTACAGAAAGTCCTTTAGAACCTTCTGCTTCAAGATCTTCGATAAAACCAAGTTTTGCAGATTCAGCTTCGGATTCACTTGTAAAAGGCCCAAAGTAGTATGTGCAATGTGGTGAATCAGTAACAATTTCGATCCACACAGCTAACCCAACAGTTTCGAGAATTGATGTAAAAATGTTCTTAAACAAGTTACCACCCATGATTTTCGTAGTTAAAGTGAATGGTTTAGGTGAATGAGAAAGCTTCAAAGTTAAAGTTTTCTTCCTATATCTTTATATAACTTAAAACATGACTTCAAGACAAATTGTTCAGGTTTAACGTATTAACCCAACGTTGTCTAAAAATCTCGTACAGCGCCATTCCTGTGGCAACTGATGCATTCAAGCTTTCCACTTTTCCTTCTAAAGGTATAGATACCAAGAAGTCACAATTTTTTTGCACTGACAGACTCAAACCTTCATCTTCTGCACCGATGACCAAGGCGATCGCGCCAGAGAATTTGGCTTTGTGAATTGCTTCGCTTGCACCTGCCATAGTTCCATAAACCCAGAAACCTGCTTCCTTGATTTTCTCAAGGGCGCGATTGAGATTAACCACACGGGCGACTGGCAAGATTTCCAATGTGCCTGCTGCAACTTTTGCAACAGTGGCGGTGATTCCTGCTGCACGACGTTGAGGAATGACTAGGGCATGTGCGCCGAGGGCAGCAGCACTGCGAATGATCGCCCCTAAATTATGGGGATCGGTGATTCCGTCAGCGATGACAATAACTGGCTGAGCCGATTTTTCTTTAGCGCTAGCAATTAATTCGTCAAGGTCGGCATATTCATAAGCGGAAACCTGAATAGCGATACCTTGATGTCTGCCATTGTCAGTGATGCGATCAAGTCTTGTATTATCAACTTCATCGACCACTGCTCCTGCTGCCTTAGCTTCGTCAATCAAGGGCAAGAAGTCTGGTGCATAACGCAGTCGAGCAGTAACCCATACGCGGTTAATGCTGCGATCGCTATTTAGGACTGCCTCAACTGCATGACGACCATAAACGATGTCAGGATTTTCGGGATTATGAACTGGTGCAGTAATTCCTAGTTCGCCATCGGGATCGACATTACGTGAGACGGGCGGCAGAGAGCGGCGTTCAAAATTAGGAATAGCTGCGCGATCGCGATCCCCAAAATTACGATCGCGATCAAATTTGCGATCGCCGAAATCACGATCCCCAAAATTACGATCAGTGCCCCGATCAGAACGCTCAGGGCGATCGCTCCGTTCAAACTTCTTGTCACCGAATTTCTTGTCACCAAATTTTTTGTCGCCGAATTTCTTGTCGCCGAACTTCTTGTCACCGAATTTTTTATCGCCAAATTTCTTCTCAGCGAATTTATCGCCAAACTTTTTGCCTATGGGCTTGTCAAACTTACGTTCAAATCTTGGCTCAGCAGATGAGTCAGAACGTTTTTCAAAGGGCTTGTCAAAACTTTTCTCAGGACGACGATCTGAGTACTTGTCTGATTTACCAGAATATTTAGAGTCAGTACGACTATCAGAGCGTTTATCAAAATTTCTATCTGATGACTTATAAGGCTGCTCAGATTTGTAGGGCTTGTCAAAGGATCTGTCAGCTCTCTCTGGACGACTATCAGATCGACTATCAGAGCGATTGTCAGTGCGTTTATCGGTATATTTGCCAGTGCTGCGATCGGATCGGCTATCAGAGCGATTATCAGAACGTTTGTCAGAATATTTATCAAAAGACTTGTCGGAGCGTTTTTCGTAGCTTCTATCTCCGTCTCTATCGGAATTCTTGTCGGATTTGGATTTTAGTCTAGGTTGCGTTGTCATGGCGGCGCTGGGGGGTCGATGTGGCTAAGTAGCTGTGTAAAAATTTGGTCGAGGCGATTGCGATCGGTTAAGTAAAGATAACCAATCAAAGCTTCAAATCCTGTAGCACTTTGGTAAATCTTGGGATCAACTTTACGTGGGGCAGATCCTGCTGAATTGCGACCGCGTCTTACTAGATCTGACTCAGAATCTGAGAGATCAAGTTTTTCGAGAAGTTTTGCTTGTTGCTCGGCTCTAACTTGACTAACGACAAGCTGGTGATATTGTTTGGCTGTGCGTGGCGGCAGTAAATAATGAAGCCGCATTTGCATCTCATACACAGCATCGCCAATATAGGCTAGAGCAGAGGCTGGGATCTCAGCGATATTTTCAACGATTGGGCTAAGAGACATTACAGGATAATGCCATTACAGAATAATTTGATTGCTTTTGTTGGGTGTTGACAAAATATTTAGGTATCTATCAGACATTTAACATTTACGTTTGCTTCAGACATTGATGGGCAAGCTATGCTTGCCCATCAATGTATATAAATCTTGTCTTAGAAACATCATAGCAGGACTGTCAATTACTGAGAATAGGTTTTTATGGCTGCCTCTAATAATCGAGTGTCGCAACTATTGGTATTACAGTGCTTTGCGCGCAGCTCAGAAATAATAATTTTAAAAAGTGTTTCTTTGTAACTCTTTTTAAAATTATTGGTTCTTTTGATCGAAAACTGCTGTGTTTCGATGTCTGTATATGGTGGCCAAACAAACAAATCTTTTGCAAAAAAACAGCAAAGATTCATTTTTGCAAAAGATTTGGAGTCAATATCAGGGATTTAATCTATATCAAGTTCATTTAGGTGATCAATTTCATTTTGATGTTTACATCAAATTCAGAATATTTGCCCCCTTCACTTTCTAAATCTTTGAAGCATACAAAATTATAGTCAAGTTTAAATTGAGTGCCTATACTTTTTGAGCTTGATCGGGATTTTGGCTTGTTTGCTTGTTTTACCGCCTGTTAACTTAGTCTTTTTTAGGTTGATCGAGCTTTGCAAGCGCGGCATCAATAGATGTCTGAAGTGACAGAAACTGATCTAATCGAACCAGTTTGACTGTTTGCGTGACTCTAGCATTGGTAATAATTTGGAGCGTTCCACTCAAAGTTTGAGTTTTTTTTGCCATTTGCACTAAAACCCCAAGCCCAGAGCTATCGACAAAATCAATGGTTGACAGATCTAAAATCACGTTAAAAGGCCCATCATCGACGCATTTGCCAATAACTTTTTTAAAAGCTGGCTCAGAGAAAGCGTCCAGAAGACCTGTGAGGCGGATCAATTGATAGGTGTCCTTGACTTCGCGGCTGCCTCGTAAACTCACAGTCAGGGTTAGCGGTTCAGGAATAATGACCTCCAAGCGGTGCGAACGTACCTTAATTTGCGGATATATTGTATTTGCTTTCTCCGCACTTGTCCAGAAAATTATTTGTTTTTGTTCCAAAAGCTATAGCGAAAAAGTAGAGATGCTGCTTGATGCCCTCTCTACTTTTTCGCTATATACTTAAAATTCTGCCAACTAACGTACTAGATTCTTTATGCTTTCGATCGCCCAAATTCGTCAGACCTTAATCAATAAAGAGCGATCAGCAACTGAAATTGCTCAAGAGTTTTTAGATCGCATTGATCGGTTAGAGCCGAAATTACATAGTTTTGTGACTGTTACGCCAGAAGTGGCGATCGCTCAAGCCAAAGTCATCGATGCTGCGATCGCCTCAGGCGAAAATTTACCAGCACTTGCAGGTGTGCCGCTTGGCATGAAGGACAATATGTGCGTCAAGGGAATGCCCACCACTTGCGGCTCTAAAATGCTGAAAAATTTTGTCCCACCCTACGAAGCGACAATTACAGCAAAACTGCGATCGGCTGGAGCCGTAATGGTTGGTAAAACTAACCTTGATGAGTTTGCGATGGGTAGCTCCACCGAAAACTCAGCGATCGCCCTCACCGCTAATCCTTGGAATACAGAGTATGTCCCTGGTGGTTCATCGGGTGGTTCTGCTGCTGCCGTCTCTAGCGGTGAATGTGTAATTGCCACAGGTTCAGATACTGGTGGATCGATTCGTCAGCCAGCTTCATATTGTGGGGTAGTTGGGCTAAAGCCGACTTACGGATTAGTTTCACGATTTGGGTTAGTTGCTTTTGCTTCGTCTCTAGATCAAATAGGCCCTTTTGCAAATACCGTTGAAGATGCGGCGATATTTTTGGGCGCGATCGCAGGCTACGATCCCAAGGATTCCACCAGCATTAACGTCACAGTTCCTGACTATGCTGCTTTGTTAACACCAAATTTAACTCAATCACTCAAGGGCAAAAAAGTCGGTGTAATTACCGAAACCTTTGGCGAAGGCTTAGATAGTGAAGTTGAAGTTGCTGTGAGGAAGGCGATCGCGCATTTCGAGAGCATGGGCGCAGAAGTCTATGAAATTTCCTGTCCTCGATTTCGCTATGGACTCCCCACCTATTACATCATCGCGCCCTCAGAAGCATCCGCCAACCTCGCCCGATATGATGGTGTGAAGTATGGCTTCCGTGACGAGAATGCTGAGAACTTGCTGAGCATGTATGAAAATACCCGCGAACAAGGGTTTGGTGCTGAAGTAAAGCGACGGATCATGATTGGTACATATGTCCTATCTGCTGGCTACTATGATGCCTATTATCTGAAAGCTCAGAAAGTTAGGACTTTAATCGTTCAAGATTTCCAAAAAGCCTTTGAGCAAGTGGATGTTTTGGTTTGTCCAACTGCACCAACTACTGCTTTTAAGGCAGGTAGTAAAACTGAAGATCCTCTGGGGATGTATCTGTCGGATCTGATGACAATTCCTGTAAATCTGGCGGGTTTACCAGGAATTAGCATTCCCTGTGGTTTTGACTCAAAGGGAATGCCGATCGGGTTGCAAATGATTTCCAATGTATTAAGGGAAGATGTGTTGCTGCAAGTTGCTTATGGCTACGAGCAATCAACGGAATGGCACAAACAAAAGCCCTCTGTATAAACAAAAAAAGCCTTGCAAAGCAAGGCTTTTTTGTCCTAAAAAAGAATCGGCACAAAGTGCCGATTCTTTTTTAGATTTAGATAATGGTGTTATCGGGAATTATTGCGTTTTTGACGACGACGACAATGCCATTACAGATGCAATAGCCCTGCTCTTCACGATTTACATCTTGGACACGATCTTTGTTGATGATCTGTACATTTTTGCCAATACGAGCATTCTTGTCGATGATTGCATGACGAATAATTGTATTTTCGCCAATTCCCATTGGGACTTTATTGGTTTCGAGATCT carries:
- a CDS encoding lipid-A-disaccharide synthase produces the protein MANIPQTKDISTDILILSNAPGELTTWVFPFLKALEIAMRSQSDLLNPQQARISIALSPCQNASGREAQLAQSFPNVDRVLSQDQFFDFLLWGKTPNWEWAKKGIVIFLGGDQFFAVAIAKRLGYKTLIYAEWEARWYRWADLFAVRNQAVFDKIPTEFRAKATVIGDLMIDQSNQEALSTSLPANRICFMPGSKGHKLQVGAPLVVAIADILKQKRPELELAIVLAPTTTPETLAQYTQTSFPTADSDGATADIFEGNLVTAKGTVINIYREFPAHNLIKSSQLCITTVGANTAELAALNQPMLVLLPTNFADTKVGWDGLLGILASAPILGKVLGILINSVLMAQIQKKGQLLAWPNIWAGEAIVPELLGKLIPTQVATEILFYLDRPEELAKMRDRLKKVCGEAGAASKLAAMVISAIANN
- the msrA gene encoding peptide-methionine (S)-S-oxide reductase MsrA yields the protein MLFGLGKKLTLPTASDALAGRSSAIPTASHHFVNGNALKPPFPEGMETAVFGLGCFWGAERKFWQQKGIYVTAVGYAAGLTPNPTYEEVCSGMTGHNEVVLVVYDPKVISYADLLKVFWESHNPTQGMQQGNDKGTQYRSGIYVYNDAQRKLAEDSREVYQDALKASGMKQGITTEIRDAGEFYYAEGYHQQYLAKNPGGYCGLGGTNVCYPPVAV
- a CDS encoding DUF1816 domain-containing protein, giving the protein MKLSHSPKPFTLTTKIMGGNLFKNIFTSILETVGLAVWIEIVTDSPHCTYYFGPFTSESEAESAKLGFIEDLEAEGSKGLSVMVKRCKPEKLTIYDDSLDFKLDRFFAFSGQTL
- the rlmB gene encoding 23S rRNA (guanosine(2251)-2'-O)-methyltransferase RlmB, which translates into the protein MTTQPRLKSKSDKNSDRDGDRSYEKRSDKSFDKYSDKRSDNRSDSRSDRSTGKYTDKRTDNRSDSRSDSRPERADRSFDKPYKSEQPYKSSDRNFDKRSDSRTDSKYSGKSDKYSDRRPEKSFDKPFEKRSDSSAEPRFERKFDKPIGKKFGDKFAEKKFGDKKFGDKKFGDKKFGDKKFGDKKFGDKKFERSDRPERSDRGTDRNFGDRDFGDRKFDRDRNFGDRDRAAIPNFERRSLPPVSRNVDPDGELGITAPVHNPENPDIVYGRHAVEAVLNSDRSINRVWVTARLRYAPDFLPLIDEAKAAGAVVDEVDNTRLDRITDNGRHQGIAIQVSAYEYADLDELIASAKEKSAQPVIVIADGITDPHNLGAIIRSAAALGAHALVIPQRRAAGITATVAKVAAGTLEILPVARVVNLNRALEKIKEAGFWVYGTMAGASEAIHKAKFSGAIALVIGAEDEGLSLSVQKNCDFLVSIPLEGKVESLNASVATGMALYEIFRQRWVNTLNLNNLS
- a CDS encoding Mini-ribonuclease 3 translates to MSLSPIVENIAEIPASALAYIGDAVYEMQMRLHYLLPPRTAKQYHQLVVSQVRAEQQAKLLEKLDLSDSESDLVRRGRNSAGSAPRKVDPKIYQSATGFEALIGYLYLTDRNRLDQIFTQLLSHIDPPAPP
- a CDS encoding STAS domain-containing protein, with translation MSLRGSREVKDTYQLIRLTGLLDAFSEPAFKKVIGKCVDDGPFNVILDLSTIDFVDSSGLGVLVQMAKKTQTLSGTLQIITNARVTQTVKLVRLDQFLSLQTSIDAALAKLDQPKKD
- the gatA gene encoding Asp-tRNA(Asn)/Glu-tRNA(Gln) amidotransferase subunit GatA, whose translation is MLSIAQIRQTLINKERSATEIAQEFLDRIDRLEPKLHSFVTVTPEVAIAQAKVIDAAIASGENLPALAGVPLGMKDNMCVKGMPTTCGSKMLKNFVPPYEATITAKLRSAGAVMVGKTNLDEFAMGSSTENSAIALTANPWNTEYVPGGSSGGSAAAVSSGECVIATGSDTGGSIRQPASYCGVVGLKPTYGLVSRFGLVAFASSLDQIGPFANTVEDAAIFLGAIAGYDPKDSTSINVTVPDYAALLTPNLTQSLKGKKVGVITETFGEGLDSEVEVAVRKAIAHFESMGAEVYEISCPRFRYGLPTYYIIAPSEASANLARYDGVKYGFRDENAENLLSMYENTREQGFGAEVKRRIMIGTYVLSAGYYDAYYLKAQKVRTLIVQDFQKAFEQVDVLVCPTAPTTAFKAGSKTEDPLGMYLSDLMTIPVNLAGLPGISIPCGFDSKGMPIGLQMISNVLREDVLLQVAYGYEQSTEWHKQKPSV